The following coding sequences lie in one Drosophila sulfurigaster albostrigata strain 15112-1811.04 chromosome 2R, ASM2355843v2, whole genome shotgun sequence genomic window:
- the LOC133837016 gene encoding dynein assembly factor with WD repeat domains 1: MSANKIFLRYYPPGLALNYRSADGTERLRHFDLLDLNTKTNVEALADSILLQELQAAESEHNPNDSADDKSAPCVPSNSQTSSSQNTFSALKQAINKLQNKLREPVKKKFYLHKCYNSHILPLTNVCFDRSGEHCLTGSYDRTCHVINTSDAEVHHMLTGHDNVVFSVAYNTPRCDKIVTGSFDGTAKIWSASSGQCLSTMYGHAAEVVAAEFHPLHDQTVATASIDGKARIFDAETAQELQLLAHHGAEVIVARYSRDGQLLLTGSFDHTAGIWDVRTKSCCHQLRGHSAELSNCVWSFGGSLIATGSLDRTARIWDMRRLDQELHLVSNHSDEVLDVSFDAAGKLLATCSSDCTARVWSLEPLEMLSLMAGHSDEVNKVCFSPSGCMLLTASADNTARLWLTETGQCSQVLSGHESEVFSCAYSYAGDAILTASKDNTCRVWR; the protein is encoded by the exons ATGAGTGCGAATAAAATCTTTCTGCGTTATTATCCGCCAG GTCTGGCTTTGAATTATCGTTCAGCGGATGGCACAGAACGACTGCGACACTTTGATTTGCTCGATCTGAATACCAA AACAAATGTGGAGGCATTGGCTGATAGCATTCTGCTGCAGGAATTACAGGCTGCGGAATCAGAACACAACCCAAATGATTCTGCAGATGACAAGTCCGCTCCCTGCGTGCCGAGCAACTCACAGACGTCTAGTTCGCAGAACACATTCAGTGCACTGAAGCAGGCGATAAACAAGCTGCAAAACAAACTGCGCGAACCGGTCAAGAAAAAGTTCTATCTACACAAATGCTACAACTCGCACATCCTGCCGCTGACCAATGTTTGCTTTGATCGCAGTGGCGAACACTGTTTGACGGGCAGCTATGATCGCACCTGTCATGTAATTAACACCAGCGACGCCGAGGTGCATCACATGCTCACGGGCCATGACAATGTGGTCTTCTCTGTGGCCTACAATACGCCACGCTG CGACAAGATTGTGACGGGCTCTTTTGACGGCACAGCGAAGATCTGGTCAGCGAGCAGTGGCCAATGCCTGAGCACCATGTACGGACATGCAGCTGAAGTTGTGGCCGCCGAATTTCATCCGTTGCACGACCAGACTGTGGCAACGGCCTCCATCGATGGCAAGGCACGCATCTTTGATGCAGAAACTGCACAGGAATTGCAGCTACTAGCCCATCATGGAGCCGAGGTGATTGTAGCGCGTTATTCCCGCGATGGACAACTATTGCTAACAGGCTCGTTTGATCACACAGCCGGCATTTGGGATGTGCGAACGAAGAG ttgctgtcATCAGTTGCGAGGACACTCAGCTGAGCTGTCGAATTGTGTGTGGAGTTTCGGCGGCTCGTTGATTGCCACCGGCAGTCTGGACCGCACAGCACGCATCTGGGATATGCGTCGCTTGGACCAGGAGCTGCATTTGGTATCCAACCACAGTGATGAGGTGCTCGATGTTAGCTTCGATGCAGCGGGCAAGTTGCTGGCCACCTGCAGCAGCGATTGCACTGCGCGTGTCTGGAGTCTCGAGCCTCTCGAGATGCTCTCGTTGATGGCCGGCCATAGTGATGAGGTGAACAAGGTGTGTTTCAGTCCCAGCGGTTGCATGCTGCTCACCGCTTCCGCTGACAATACTGCACGCCTCTGGCTCACCGAGACCGGACAATGCTCTCAGGTGCTGTCGGGTCACGAGTCCGAAGTCTTTAGTTGTGCCTACAGCTATGCGGGCGATGCAATTTTAACAGCCTCTAAGGACAACACGTGTCGTGTCTGGAGGTGA